A section of the Chryseobacterium ginsenosidimutans genome encodes:
- a CDS encoding MmcQ/YjbR family DNA-binding protein, translated as MNVEEFRNFCLSFPDVQEGMPFEGFFKNSRAILVFYVGKKMFCLFDLHEFDRCTLKCDPKRIDELREYEGIDKPFNLSPKHWISVDLNGSVSWELIKDLVTKSYQLVAEGISKKRN; from the coding sequence ATGAATGTAGAAGAATTCAGAAATTTTTGTTTGTCCTTCCCTGATGTCCAGGAAGGAATGCCATTCGAGGGATTCTTTAAGAATTCACGCGCAATTCTAGTATTCTACGTTGGAAAGAAGATGTTCTGTCTGTTTGACCTTCATGAATTTGATCGTTGTACCTTAAAATGCGATCCCAAGCGCATCGATGAGCTAAGGGAATACGAAGGCATAGACAAGCCGTTTAATCTGAGCCCAAAACACTGGATAAGTGTTGACTTAAACGGCAGTGTCTCTTGGGAATTAATTAAAGATCTCGTTACTAAATCTTACCAGCTTGTAGCAGAAGGTATTTCTAAGAAAAGAAATTGA
- a CDS encoding SDR family oxidoreductase yields MTKIALVTGANKGIGFETAKQLAEQNIKVLLGARNENEGKKAEAILRDLALDVTYIKLDISNPADIESVKNYIENEYGVLDILINNAAVFLDSAWFGNNTETVPMQILRDTFDINYFGTVELTQALLPVIRKSETGRIVNISSISGSFGIHLDESHWLYALKPYAYSASKTALNQFTVFLAHALRETKIKVNTANPGWVKTSIGSDQAPLTSEDGAKTGVALALLDENGPSGTFSQSGEELPW; encoded by the coding sequence ATGACAAAGATAGCATTAGTAACCGGTGCGAATAAAGGCATCGGTTTTGAAACAGCGAAACAGCTTGCAGAACAGAATATCAAGGTTTTATTAGGAGCAAGAAACGAGAATGAAGGTAAAAAGGCGGAAGCTATTTTACGTGATCTGGCATTGGACGTAACGTACATTAAGCTCGATATCAGTAATCCGGCAGACATAGAGAGCGTTAAAAATTACATTGAAAACGAGTATGGCGTGTTGGACATTCTCATTAATAATGCAGCCGTATTTTTAGACAGCGCATGGTTCGGAAATAACACAGAAACTGTTCCGATGCAGATACTTAGGGATACTTTTGATATTAATTATTTTGGAACTGTCGAACTGACCCAGGCATTACTGCCGGTAATCAGGAAAAGCGAGACCGGCCGTATTGTAAATATCAGCAGTATTTCCGGTTCTTTTGGTATCCATCTGGATGAATCTCACTGGCTGTACGCCTTGAAACCCTACGCTTACAGTGCGTCAAAAACAGCTCTGAATCAGTTCACGGTTTTTCTGGCGCATGCCCTTCGCGAAACAAAAATAAAAGTAAATACAGCAAATCCGGGTTGGGTTAAAACATCCATTGGATCAGATCAGGCGCCGCTTACATCAGAAGACGGTGCGAAAACAGGCGTGGCATTAGCCTTGCTGGATGAAAATGGACCGTCGGGTACTTTTTCTCAGTCAGGCGAGGAGTTACCATGGTAA
- a CDS encoding helix-turn-helix domain-containing protein, with translation MSFCEFAEKLQFDSDSRFKNEFYTILLFKDAEGSIVIDNQEFDVKPLKFFFINYNQVYHLKNFKCSEGNVLMFTQSFYNYVYTGNKVIKSDTALHDVAPYILLSDQNLKDFSQTFDELQKEYLKNKLLRKEIICLLLKVFVLRYIRNSNKKDCIDKSVDHKKEIVENFSTLVDQHYKNLKTTSKYAEKLNLTANYLNVLVKEKLDMSASQVIKNRVILEAERLLLHSTLSVTEISYELGFDDNSHFGKYFKSATKYSPNQYRLLKTESLFLQL, from the coding sequence ATGTCGTTCTGTGAATTTGCCGAAAAATTACAGTTTGATTCTGATTCTCGTTTTAAAAATGAATTCTATACCATTTTACTTTTCAAAGATGCAGAAGGTTCTATAGTGATAGACAACCAGGAATTTGACGTAAAGCCACTTAAGTTTTTTTTCATTAATTATAACCAGGTGTATCACTTAAAGAATTTTAAATGTAGCGAAGGAAATGTCCTGATGTTTACACAATCTTTTTACAATTACGTGTATACAGGCAATAAAGTGATTAAAAGTGATACGGCTCTTCATGATGTTGCACCCTATATTTTATTATCAGACCAAAATCTCAAAGACTTCTCTCAAACCTTTGATGAACTTCAAAAAGAATATCTTAAAAACAAGCTGCTGCGAAAGGAAATTATCTGCCTGCTGCTCAAAGTTTTTGTATTAAGATATATTCGAAATTCGAATAAAAAAGATTGCATTGACAAATCTGTTGATCATAAAAAAGAAATCGTTGAAAATTTCAGTACTTTGGTAGATCAACATTATAAAAACCTAAAAACCACTTCAAAATATGCAGAAAAATTAAATCTCACCGCTAACTACCTCAATGTATTAGTTAAAGAAAAGCTGGATATGTCCGCAAGTCAGGTAATTAAAAACAGAGTTATACTTGAGGCTGAGAGATTACTGCTGCATTCAACCCTATCAGTCACGGAAATATCTTACGAATTAGGCTTTGACGACAACTCTCATTTCGGGAAATACTTTAAATCTGCTACGAAATACTCACCCAATCAATACAGATTACTGAAAACAGAAAGCTTATTTTTACAATTATAG
- a CDS encoding helix-turn-helix transcriptional regulator → MSQKKSSAISDTIQNDAATFHVLDLSVADDSVFSFDYNRKTFYTATLLQGEYQLEFEDRNIDISGNSLLFTTTKVPFGIHAAGLGFNGISCLFREEFITKANSGYRLLEFPIYKPGRQNIYSLTDEQTKHFTDIYTKMFDERQSNSDFKENLQRTYLLEIIFNAQKLAPASSFVKTNNTTEVIACSFIRLLESQFPIESPQNEIKFKTPKDFADGLSLHPNYLNRQVKLAKGRTVSEIIAARIVQEAKILLKLTHWNIAEISSALGFVEPSHFNLFFKKHTKTSPTDYRNLHKD, encoded by the coding sequence ATGTCCCAGAAAAAATCCTCTGCAATATCAGATACCATTCAAAATGATGCAGCTACTTTTCATGTACTTGATCTGAGTGTAGCAGATGATTCGGTCTTTTCATTTGATTATAACCGGAAAACATTTTATACGGCTACCTTATTACAAGGGGAATATCAACTTGAATTTGAAGATCGCAATATCGATATCTCAGGCAACTCCTTACTTTTTACTACCACTAAAGTTCCTTTCGGTATACATGCCGCCGGCTTGGGATTCAACGGAATCAGCTGTCTTTTTAGAGAGGAATTTATCACAAAAGCAAACAGCGGTTATCGGTTACTGGAATTTCCGATTTATAAACCTGGCAGGCAGAATATCTATTCGCTCACGGATGAGCAAACGAAACATTTTACGGATATTTACACTAAAATGTTTGATGAGAGGCAATCCAACAGTGACTTTAAGGAGAATCTTCAACGCACTTATCTGCTTGAAATTATTTTTAATGCTCAAAAACTCGCTCCGGCGAGCTCCTTTGTAAAGACAAATAATACGACCGAAGTAATTGCCTGTTCGTTCATCCGGTTACTGGAATCACAGTTTCCTATAGAGTCTCCTCAAAATGAGATTAAGTTTAAAACACCAAAAGATTTTGCAGACGGCTTATCTCTTCACCCCAACTACTTGAACAGACAGGTAAAATTGGCAAAAGGAAGAACTGTAAGTGAAATCATCGCAGCACGGATTGTTCAGGAGGCTAAGATTTTATTAAAACTAACCCATTGGAACATTGCCGAAATCTCCTCTGCACTCGGTTTTGTGGAACCCTCACATTTTAATTTATTTTTCAAAAAGCACACAAAGACTTCTCCTACTGATTACCGAAATCTACATAAAGACTGA